From one Hirundo rustica isolate bHirRus1 chromosome W, bHirRus1.pri.v3, whole genome shotgun sequence genomic stretch:
- the LOC120764860 gene encoding endogenous retrovirus group K member 5 Gag polyprotein-like produces MGARPKLSQILQVYPELESLLKTRHTPSKAGKETTDSISTASPQKPAVDVSSSPRGGTAKPQSRRASITPSEAPFSSETPTLHRFFPVSYKKSTSSEQQFKQKPREPLPMVRDDEAAEDQDMSITDDDIICITASEGIPVRKAKALEFSRQASSFLLSKDFMRQFFWQFSEAASEFQHDPMSPFSRIFLPRKGAAEKFDDAQQSLVPVLREKEKETKQDEVQPQKQVDPGKDEAAAKLQTQQSIPESDKTQASGAPEFLATDWTDIRKYALKGGTLPLGSRGMAMPVTYDAQDANPRWERLDHEVARDLMKAVRDNGLGSPYFKQLLKGTFNIYDLTPFDLKSLASMILTDSQFIIWEAKWRKALNELRVKYQGRANAGLTVGQLAGDPALDSPAHQAKLFPREVLTDIKNAARKAMVQIPPAGVTESIFTDIKQGPSESFTSFVDHLTQAVDRQVTDEGVKSHLIRCLAFANANPECKRVISAMPGQPTMAEILEACSKVGTPQHVATILGDQVEKAVKDAFANFQQRQCYKCGKQGHFKEDCPQVTNNADSSDPCPTCGRGKHQASHCPAKNNANGRTQSGNFKRSANRQRATTQVMAMTQEQALQGGQSSGNSSPAPSAGQSAGSPTIQSYYHQGRNVTWQLPK; encoded by the coding sequence ATGGGCGCACGTCCAAAActatctcagattttacaggtgTATCCAGAACTTGAAAGCCTTTTGAAAACTCGACATACTCCatcaaaggcagggaaagaaacaacagaTTCAATTAGTACTGCGAGCCCGCAGAAGCCAGCTGTCGACGTGTCATCGTCACCCAGGGGCGGGACAGCGAAACCACAATCACGGAGAGCATCAATCACACCGAGCGAGGCACCTTTCAGCAGCGAGACACCTACGTTACACCGCTTCTTTCCAGTTTCATATAAgaaatcaacttcttcagaacagcagttCAAACAAAAGCCGAGAGAACCTTTGCCGATGGTGAGGGACGATGAAGCTGCAGAAGATCAGGACATGTCAATTACTGATGACGACATCATCTGCATCACTGCTTCAGAGGGCATTCCTGTCCGGAAAGCAAAAGCTCTTGAGTTTTCACGGCAAGCTTCATCCTTCTTGTTATCTAAGGACTTTATGAGGCAGTTTTTCTGGCAATTCAGtgaagcagcttcagaatttCAACATGACCCCATGTCTCCTTTCTCTCgaatttttcttccaaggaaaGGTGCTGCAGAGAAATTTGATGATGCCCAGCAATCCCTGGTTCCTGTTCTtcgggaaaaggaaaaggaaacaaaacaggatgAGGTGCAGCCTCAAAAACAGGTGGATCctggaaaggatgaagcagcagcaaagctgcaaacacagcagtcAATTCCAGAGTCGGACAAGACACAGGCTTCTGGTGCACCGGAATTTCTTGcaacagactggacagacaTAAGGAAATATGCATTGAAAGGGGGGACGCTTCCGCTGGGTTCAAGAGGTATGGCCATGCCAGTGACCTATGATGCACAGGATGCAAACCCAAGATGGGAGCGATTGGATCATGAAGTCGCcagggatctgatgaaagccgttcgtgataatggattggggtctccatacttcaaacaacttttaaaagggacatttaatatatatgatttaacaccatttgacCTCAAATCCCTTGCTTCAATGATCCTGACTGACTCACAATTTAtcatctgggaagcaaaatggagaaaagctcTTAATGAGCTCAGAGTCAAATACCAGGGGAGAGCGAATGCAGGCCTCACCGTTGGTCAATTGGCCGGTGATCCAGCACTTGACAGTCCAGCACATCAAGCCAAGCTTTTTCCTCGAGAAGTGTTGACAGACATCAagaatgcagccagaaaggcCATGGTGCAAATTCCACCAGCAGGAGTTacagaaagtattttcacagatataaagcaaggtccttcagaatcCTTCACCTCATTCGTCGATCatctcacacaagcagtggaTAGACAAGTCACTGATGAGGGGGTGAAGTCACATTTGATTcggtgtcttgcatttgcaaatgccaatccagaatgcaaacGTGTCATCAGTGCAATGCCAGGTCAACCCACCATGGCAGAAATTCTggaggcatgcagcaaggtcGGGACACCACAGCACGTTGCCACGATTTTGGGGGAtcaggtggaaaaggctgtcaaagatgcatttgcaaattttcaacaaaggCAATGCTACAAGTGTGGCAAACAAGGGCACTTCAAGGAGGATTGCCCACAAGTTACAAACAATGCAGACTCATCAGATCCTTGTCCAACATGTGGGAGAGGGAAACATCAGGCAAGCCATTGCCCTGCAAAAAACAATGCGAATGGAAGAACTCAGTCGGGAAACTTCAAAAGGAGCGCAAATCGTCAACGTGCGACGACACAAGTAATGGCGATGACTCAAGAACAGGCTCTGCAAGGGGGACAATCATCGGGGAACAGCAGTCCAGCGCCCTCAGCAGGACAATCAGCAGGATCCCCTACGATCCAGAGTTACTACCACCAGGGGCGCAATGTAACTTGGCAACTTCCAAAGTGA